One part of the Podarcis muralis chromosome 3, rPodMur119.hap1.1, whole genome shotgun sequence genome encodes these proteins:
- the RHAG gene encoding ammonium transporter Rh type A, translating to MRIKFPILAIFLEVVIISLFGVFVKYDTVDRRQVYPLFQDVHVMIFVGFGFLMTFLKKYGFSSVGINFLVAALGLQWGTLLQGFWHMHSNEIHINIGSMINADFSTAAVLISFGAVLGRTSPIQMLIMAIFEITIFACNEHLVVSVLQATDTGASMTIHAFGAYFGLAVARVIYRPALRNGHKNEGSVYNSDMFAMIGTLFLWLFWPSFNSAVAATADAQQRAIINTYFALAAGTLTAFATSILVEGRGKLDMVHIQNATLAGGVAVGSCADLNILPFGAMLIGSTAGFISVAGFKYLTPFFASKLKIQDTCGVHNLHGLPGLLGGIASIIAAALQVENNLSTGMQAAALGCSIAIALVGGAFTGLILHLPFWEQPPDQNCYDDSVYWEVPLEEPSYESSFHLPREPQEAQH from the exons ATGAGGATCAAATTCCCCATACTTGCCATTTTCTTGGAGGTGGTCATTATAAGTTTATTTGGAGTATTTGTAAAATATGACACAGTGGACAGGAGACAAGTATACCCAC TCTTTCAGGATGTTCATGTGATGATATTTGTTGGGTTTGGTTTCCTGATGACTTTCCTGAAGAAATACGGCTTCAGCAGTGTTGGCATAAACTTCCTCGTTGCAGCCTTGGGTCTCCAGTGGGGCACCCTGCTGCAAGGATTCTGGCATATGCACTCAAATGAAATCCACATCAACATTGGCAG CATGATCAATGCAGACTTCAGCACAGCAGCTGTCctgatttcctttggagctgtCCTGGGGAGAACAAGTCCTATCCAGATGCTGATCATGGCCATTTTTGAAATCACCATCTTTGCCTGCAACGAACACCTCGTCGTGTCAGTATTACAG GCCACTGATACTGGTGCATCCATGACTATTCATGCTTTTGGAGCCTATTTTGGGCTGGCAGTAGCTCGGGTCATATACCGCCCTGCTTTGAGAAATGGACATAAAAATGAAGGTTCTGTTTACAATTCCGACATGTTTGCTATGATTG gtACCCTTTTCCTCTGGCTGTTTTGGCCCAGTTTTAactcagcagttgcagcaacagcagATGCCCAGCAAAGAGCGATCATCAACACATACTTTGCTTTGGCAGCTGGCACACTCACAGCATTTGCCACCTCTATTCTGGTGGAAGGCAGAGGCAAACTTGACATG GTACACATTCAAAATGCTACCTTGGCAGGAGGAGTTGCTGTGGGTTCCTGTGCCGACCTGAACATCTTACCGTTCGGTGCAATGTTAATTGGCAGCACAGCTGGATTCATCTCAGTTGCTGGATTCAAATACTTGACG CCTTTCTTTGCCTCAAAGCTGAAGATTCAAGACACCTGTGGAGTCCATAACCTGCATGGCTTACCTGGCCTTTTGGGAGGCATTGCAAGTATCATTGCAGCTGCTTTACAAGTCGAGAACAA TTTATCGACTGGTATGCAGGCTGCTGCTCTGGGATGCTCCATTGCAATTGCTTTGGTAGGAGGAGCTTTTACAG ggtTGATTCTACATTTGCCTTTCTGGGAGCAACCACCTGATCAGAACTGCTATGATGACTCCGTGTATTGGGAG GTTCCCCTCGAAGAGCCATCATACGAGAGCAGTTTTCATTTACCCAGAGAGCCACAGGAAGCTCAGCATTGA